The proteins below are encoded in one region of Oncorhynchus masou masou isolate Uvic2021 chromosome 15, UVic_Omas_1.1, whole genome shotgun sequence:
- the LOC135555671 gene encoding axin-1-like isoform X2, with translation MDAVNMSVGDKVGGCLVDLGGSFTEDAPRPPVPGEEGELVSSDGRPYSHGFYSFKSESLKNEASTATPRRPDLDLGYEPEGSASPTPPYLKWAESLHSLLDDQDGIHLFRTFLKQEECADMLDFWFACTGFRKLEANEGQGEEKKLKLAKAIYKKYILDNNGIVSRQIKPATKSFIKDCVMRLHIDPAMFDQAQTEIQTMMEENTYPLFLKSDIYLEYTRTGGESPKLYSDQSSVSGGGKVLPGYLPTLNEDEEWRCDHELEEQQESDPSNRLTQKLLQETASQRVTSTKRFQDSHEYRRVPWREPVNPYYVNSGYAMAPATSANDSEQQSMSSASDVDTLSLTDSSVDGVPPYKYRKQHRREMHESAKANGHVPLPHIPRTNRIPKDIHVEPEKFAADLISRLEGVLREREAKEKLEERLKRVRLEEEGEDADISTSTSFFSHRLPPGAHPQHYNNPRYSDIGYNGLALRPDAHEENPESILDDHVQRVMKTPGCQSPGTGRHSPKSRSPDGFPAGGKVPGPGMPLPTGPGKHPARLGPKGEAASHQYHHKHVHHIHHPAGGKPKEQVEADAATRVNGNFHWGMEQHNYGSKSRNYADGMGPSPMDPMGYSKGSTLSKRPFKKAEEVRTFEVPVPPEDVERNQKILQWMMEGEAVRNKKSPYGSTTGSKKTPSSHEVSRPSSVERPGAVHPWVSAQLRNSVQPSHPFIQDPTMPPNPAPNPLTQLEEARRRLEEEKKKTGTLQTKQRYVMEVIQRGRAAARPALFPPLGVVPAVSDTELSEYVQSGFTPVALNTHPISHSSTQTPIPLVTAAPKPPSHWSQQHPTSPPPMSITSSIQTRLLCICTAKQRPVCMTRLHRD, from the exons ATGGACGCTGTGAACATGAGCGTGGGCGACAAGGTGGGGGGTTGCCTGGTGGATCTGGGGGGCAGCTTCACTGAGGATGCCCCCAGACCCCCGGTccctggagaggagggagagctggTGTCCAGCGATGGACGGCCCTACAGCCACGGTTTCTATTCCTTCAAGAGCGAGAGCCTCAAGAACGAGGCCTCCACGGCCACGCCCAGGCGACCTGACCTGGACCTGGGCTATGAGCCGGAGGGCAGTGCCTCCCCCACGCCGCCCTACCTTAAGTGGGCAGAGTCCCTGCACTCTCTCCTGGACGACCAGGATGGTATCCACCTGTTCAGGACGTTCCTCAAGCAGGAGGAATGTGCCGACATGTTGGACTTCTGGTTCGCCTGCACTGGCTTCCGGAAGCTCGAGGCCAACGAGGGCCAGGGCGAGGAGAAGAAGCTGAAACTGGCGAAAGCCATTTATAAAAAGTACATCCTGGACAACAATGGAATAGTCTCGAGACAGATCAAACCGGCCACCAAGAGCTTCATCAAGGACTGTGTGATGAGGCTGCACATTGACCCGGCCATGTTTGACCAGGCTCAGACTGAGATTCAGACTATGATGGAGGAGAACACCTACCCTCTGTTCCTCAAGTCAGATATCTACTTGGAATACACCAGGACTGGGGGGGAGAGTCCTAAGCTCTACAGCGACCAGAGCTCTGTCTCTGGGGGTGGGAAGGTTTTACCAGGGTATTTGCCCACGCTGAACGAGGACGAGGAGTGGAGATGTGACCATGAGTTGGAGGAGCAGCAGGAGAGTGATCCCAGCAACCGGCTCACTCAGAAGCTGCTTCAGGAGACCGCTTCCCAACGCGTCACCAGCACCAAGAGATTCCAGGACAGTCACGAGTACAG ACGCGTGCCGTGGCGGGAGCCTGTCAACCCGTACTATGTCAACTCGGGCTACGCCATGGCCCCTGCCACCAGCGCCAACGACAGCGAGCAGCAGAGCATGTCCAGTGCCAGCGACGTAGACACACTCTCCctgacagacagcagtgt AGATGGGGTTCCACCATACAAATATCGTAAACAGCATCGACGAGAGATGCATGAAAGTGCCAAAGCAAATGGGCATGTGCCACTACCTCATATTCCT CGCACAAACCGGATACCAAAGGACATTCACGTGGAGCCGGAGAAGTTTGCGGCGGATCTGATCAGCCGGCTGGAGGGAgtgctgagggagagggaggccaAGGAGAAACTGGAGGAGCGGCTGAAGAGAGTCCGATTG gaggaagagggtgaggaTGCCGACATCTCCACATCCACCTCGTTCTTCAGTCACAGACTGCCCCCTGGTGCCCACCCACAGCACTACAACAACCCCCGCTACTCTGACATCGGCTACAATGGCCTGGCGCTGCGGCCTGACGCCCACGAGGAGAACCCCGAGAGCATCCTGGACGACCACGTCCAGCGAGTCATGAAGACCCCCGGCTGCCAGTCCCCGGGCACCGGCCGCCACTCCCCCAAGTCCCGCTCACCCGACGGCTTCCCTGCAGGTGGCAAGGTGCCCGGACCTGGGATGCCACTGCCCACAGGCCCAGGCAAACACCCAGCTCGGCTGGGGCCCAAAGGGGAGGCTGCCAGCCACCAATACCACCACAAACACGTGCACCACATCCACCACCCAGCCGGAGGGAAGCCCAAAGAGCAGGTGGAGGCTGACGCAGCCACGAGGGTCAATGGTAACTTCCACTGGGGGATGGAGCAGCACAACTATGGGTCCAAGTCTCGCAACTATGCTGACGGCATGGGCCCCAGCCCGATGGATCCtatgggctacag CAAAGGTAGCACGCTATCGAAGCGGCCGTTTAAGAAAGCTGAGGAGGTGCGGACCTTTGAGGTGCCCGTGCCTCCGGAGGACGTGGAGAGGAACCAGAAGATCCTCCAgtggatgatggagggagaggcggTCCGTAACAAGAAGAGCCCCTACGG GAGCACCACAGGGTCCAAGAAGACCCCGTCGAGCCACGAGGTGTCGcggcccagctctgtggagcgtCCCGGGGCAGTGCATCCGTGGGTCAGCGCCCAGCTGCGGAACAGTGTGCAGCCCTCACACCCCTTCATCCAGGACCCCACCATGCCCCCCAACCCGGCCCCCAATCCCCTCACCCAGCTGGAGGAGGCtaggaggagactggaggaggagaagaagaagacggGGACCTTACAGACCAAACAGAG GTATGTGATGGAAGTGATCCAGCGGGGGCGCGCTGCCGCCAGGCCCGCCCTGTTCCCACCGCTCGGCGTGGTGCCTGCCGTCTCTGACACGGAGCTGTCCGAGTACGTCCAGTCTGGTTTTACCCCAGTAGCCCTTAACACCCACCCCATTAGTCACAGCAGCACCCAAACCCCCATCCCATTGGTCACAGCAGCACCCAAACCCCCATCTCATTGGTCACAGCAGCACCCCACCTCACCACCTCCCATGTCTATCACCAGCAGCATCCAGACCCGACTGCTCTGTATCTGCACAGCCAAACAGAGGCCTGTCTGTATGACTAGACTCCATAGAGATTAA
- the LOC135555671 gene encoding axin-1-like isoform X4 produces MDAVNMSVGDKVGGCLVDLGGSFTEDAPRPPVPGEEGELVSSDGRPYSHGFYSFKSESLKNEASTATPRRPDLDLGYEPEGSASPTPPYLKWAESLHSLLDDQDGIHLFRTFLKQEECADMLDFWFACTGFRKLEANEGQGEEKKLKLAKAIYKKYILDNNGIVSRQIKPATKSFIKDCVMRLHIDPAMFDQAQTEIQTMMEENTYPLFLKSDIYLEYTRTGGESPKLYSDQSSVSGGGKVLPGYLPTLNEDEEWRCDHELEEQQESDPSNRLTQKLLQETASQRVTSTKRFQDSHEYRRVPWREPVNPYYVNSGYAMAPATSANDSEQQSMSSASDVDTLSLTDSSVDGVPPYKYRKQHRREMHESAKANGHVPLPHIPEEEGEDADISTSTSFFSHRLPPGAHPQHYNNPRYSDIGYNGLALRPDAHEENPESILDDHVQRVMKTPGCQSPGTGRHSPKSRSPDGFPAGGKVPGPGMPLPTGPGKHPARLGPKGEAASHQYHHKHVHHIHHPAGGKPKEQVEADAATRVNGNFHWGMEQHNYGSKSRNYADGMGPSPMDPMGYSSKGSTLSKRPFKKAEEVRTFEVPVPPEDVERNQKILQWMMEGEAVRNKKSPYGSTTGSKKTPSSHEVSRPSSVERPGAVHPWVSAQLRNSVQPSHPFIQDPTMPPNPAPNPLTQLEEARRRLEEEKKKTGTLQTKQRYVMEVIQRGRAAARPALFPPLGVVPAVSDTELSEYVQSGFTPVALNTHPISHSSTQTPIPLVTAAPKPPSHWSQQHPTSPPPMSITSSIQTRLLCICTAKQRPVCMTRLHRD; encoded by the exons ATGGACGCTGTGAACATGAGCGTGGGCGACAAGGTGGGGGGTTGCCTGGTGGATCTGGGGGGCAGCTTCACTGAGGATGCCCCCAGACCCCCGGTccctggagaggagggagagctggTGTCCAGCGATGGACGGCCCTACAGCCACGGTTTCTATTCCTTCAAGAGCGAGAGCCTCAAGAACGAGGCCTCCACGGCCACGCCCAGGCGACCTGACCTGGACCTGGGCTATGAGCCGGAGGGCAGTGCCTCCCCCACGCCGCCCTACCTTAAGTGGGCAGAGTCCCTGCACTCTCTCCTGGACGACCAGGATGGTATCCACCTGTTCAGGACGTTCCTCAAGCAGGAGGAATGTGCCGACATGTTGGACTTCTGGTTCGCCTGCACTGGCTTCCGGAAGCTCGAGGCCAACGAGGGCCAGGGCGAGGAGAAGAAGCTGAAACTGGCGAAAGCCATTTATAAAAAGTACATCCTGGACAACAATGGAATAGTCTCGAGACAGATCAAACCGGCCACCAAGAGCTTCATCAAGGACTGTGTGATGAGGCTGCACATTGACCCGGCCATGTTTGACCAGGCTCAGACTGAGATTCAGACTATGATGGAGGAGAACACCTACCCTCTGTTCCTCAAGTCAGATATCTACTTGGAATACACCAGGACTGGGGGGGAGAGTCCTAAGCTCTACAGCGACCAGAGCTCTGTCTCTGGGGGTGGGAAGGTTTTACCAGGGTATTTGCCCACGCTGAACGAGGACGAGGAGTGGAGATGTGACCATGAGTTGGAGGAGCAGCAGGAGAGTGATCCCAGCAACCGGCTCACTCAGAAGCTGCTTCAGGAGACCGCTTCCCAACGCGTCACCAGCACCAAGAGATTCCAGGACAGTCACGAGTACAG ACGCGTGCCGTGGCGGGAGCCTGTCAACCCGTACTATGTCAACTCGGGCTACGCCATGGCCCCTGCCACCAGCGCCAACGACAGCGAGCAGCAGAGCATGTCCAGTGCCAGCGACGTAGACACACTCTCCctgacagacagcagtgt AGATGGGGTTCCACCATACAAATATCGTAAACAGCATCGACGAGAGATGCATGAAAGTGCCAAAGCAAATGGGCATGTGCCACTACCTCATATTCCT gaggaagagggtgaggaTGCCGACATCTCCACATCCACCTCGTTCTTCAGTCACAGACTGCCCCCTGGTGCCCACCCACAGCACTACAACAACCCCCGCTACTCTGACATCGGCTACAATGGCCTGGCGCTGCGGCCTGACGCCCACGAGGAGAACCCCGAGAGCATCCTGGACGACCACGTCCAGCGAGTCATGAAGACCCCCGGCTGCCAGTCCCCGGGCACCGGCCGCCACTCCCCCAAGTCCCGCTCACCCGACGGCTTCCCTGCAGGTGGCAAGGTGCCCGGACCTGGGATGCCACTGCCCACAGGCCCAGGCAAACACCCAGCTCGGCTGGGGCCCAAAGGGGAGGCTGCCAGCCACCAATACCACCACAAACACGTGCACCACATCCACCACCCAGCCGGAGGGAAGCCCAAAGAGCAGGTGGAGGCTGACGCAGCCACGAGGGTCAATGGTAACTTCCACTGGGGGATGGAGCAGCACAACTATGGGTCCAAGTCTCGCAACTATGCTGACGGCATGGGCCCCAGCCCGATGGATCCtatgggctacag TAGCAAAGGTAGCACGCTATCGAAGCGGCCGTTTAAGAAAGCTGAGGAGGTGCGGACCTTTGAGGTGCCCGTGCCTCCGGAGGACGTGGAGAGGAACCAGAAGATCCTCCAgtggatgatggagggagaggcggTCCGTAACAAGAAGAGCCCCTACGG GAGCACCACAGGGTCCAAGAAGACCCCGTCGAGCCACGAGGTGTCGcggcccagctctgtggagcgtCCCGGGGCAGTGCATCCGTGGGTCAGCGCCCAGCTGCGGAACAGTGTGCAGCCCTCACACCCCTTCATCCAGGACCCCACCATGCCCCCCAACCCGGCCCCCAATCCCCTCACCCAGCTGGAGGAGGCtaggaggagactggaggaggagaagaagaagacggGGACCTTACAGACCAAACAGAG GTATGTGATGGAAGTGATCCAGCGGGGGCGCGCTGCCGCCAGGCCCGCCCTGTTCCCACCGCTCGGCGTGGTGCCTGCCGTCTCTGACACGGAGCTGTCCGAGTACGTCCAGTCTGGTTTTACCCCAGTAGCCCTTAACACCCACCCCATTAGTCACAGCAGCACCCAAACCCCCATCCCATTGGTCACAGCAGCACCCAAACCCCCATCTCATTGGTCACAGCAGCACCCCACCTCACCACCTCCCATGTCTATCACCAGCAGCATCCAGACCCGACTGCTCTGTATCTGCACAGCCAAACAGAGGCCTGTCTGTATGACTAGACTCCATAGAGATTAA
- the LOC135555671 gene encoding axin-1-like isoform X5 codes for MDAVNMSVGDKVGGCLVDLGGSFTEDAPRPPVPGEEGELVSSDGRPYSHGFYSFKSESLKNEASTATPRRPDLDLGYEPEGSASPTPPYLKWAESLHSLLDDQDGIHLFRTFLKQEECADMLDFWFACTGFRKLEANEGQGEEKKLKLAKAIYKKYILDNNGIVSRQIKPATKSFIKDCVMRLHIDPAMFDQAQTEIQTMMEENTYPLFLKSDIYLEYTRTGGESPKLYSDQSSVSGGGKVLPGYLPTLNEDEEWRCDHELEEQQESDPSNRLTQKLLQETASQRVTSTKRFQDSHEYRRVPWREPVNPYYVNSGYAMAPATSANDSEQQSMSSASDVDTLSLTDSSVDGVPPYKYRKQHRREMHESAKANGHVPLPHIPRTNRIPKDIHVEPEKFAADLISRLEGVLREREAKEKLEERLKRVRLEEEGEDADISTSTSFFSHRLPPGAHPQHYNNPRYSDIGYNGLALRPDAHEENPESILDDHVQRVMKTPGCQSPGTGRHSPKSRSPDGFPAGGKVPGPGMPLPTGPGKHPARLGPKGEAASHQYHHKHVHHIHHPAGGKPKEQVEADAATRVNGNFHWGMEQHNYGSKSRNYADGMGPSPMDPMGYSSKGSTLSKRPFKKAEEVRTFEVPVPPEDVERNQKILQWMMEGEAVRNKKSPYGSTTGSKKTPSSHEVSRPSSVERPGAVHPWVSAQLRNSVQPSHPFIQDPTMPPNPAPNPLTQLEEARRRLEEEKKKTGTLQTKQRYVMEVIQRGRAAARPALFPPLGVVPAVSDTELSEYVQHKVTKKPACENITVAYYFCGEPIPYRTSVKGRMVMLGQFKELLTKKGSYRYFFKKVSNDFGVVFEEVREDDAVLPIFEEKIIGKVEKID; via the exons ATGGACGCTGTGAACATGAGCGTGGGCGACAAGGTGGGGGGTTGCCTGGTGGATCTGGGGGGCAGCTTCACTGAGGATGCCCCCAGACCCCCGGTccctggagaggagggagagctggTGTCCAGCGATGGACGGCCCTACAGCCACGGTTTCTATTCCTTCAAGAGCGAGAGCCTCAAGAACGAGGCCTCCACGGCCACGCCCAGGCGACCTGACCTGGACCTGGGCTATGAGCCGGAGGGCAGTGCCTCCCCCACGCCGCCCTACCTTAAGTGGGCAGAGTCCCTGCACTCTCTCCTGGACGACCAGGATGGTATCCACCTGTTCAGGACGTTCCTCAAGCAGGAGGAATGTGCCGACATGTTGGACTTCTGGTTCGCCTGCACTGGCTTCCGGAAGCTCGAGGCCAACGAGGGCCAGGGCGAGGAGAAGAAGCTGAAACTGGCGAAAGCCATTTATAAAAAGTACATCCTGGACAACAATGGAATAGTCTCGAGACAGATCAAACCGGCCACCAAGAGCTTCATCAAGGACTGTGTGATGAGGCTGCACATTGACCCGGCCATGTTTGACCAGGCTCAGACTGAGATTCAGACTATGATGGAGGAGAACACCTACCCTCTGTTCCTCAAGTCAGATATCTACTTGGAATACACCAGGACTGGGGGGGAGAGTCCTAAGCTCTACAGCGACCAGAGCTCTGTCTCTGGGGGTGGGAAGGTTTTACCAGGGTATTTGCCCACGCTGAACGAGGACGAGGAGTGGAGATGTGACCATGAGTTGGAGGAGCAGCAGGAGAGTGATCCCAGCAACCGGCTCACTCAGAAGCTGCTTCAGGAGACCGCTTCCCAACGCGTCACCAGCACCAAGAGATTCCAGGACAGTCACGAGTACAG ACGCGTGCCGTGGCGGGAGCCTGTCAACCCGTACTATGTCAACTCGGGCTACGCCATGGCCCCTGCCACCAGCGCCAACGACAGCGAGCAGCAGAGCATGTCCAGTGCCAGCGACGTAGACACACTCTCCctgacagacagcagtgt AGATGGGGTTCCACCATACAAATATCGTAAACAGCATCGACGAGAGATGCATGAAAGTGCCAAAGCAAATGGGCATGTGCCACTACCTCATATTCCT CGCACAAACCGGATACCAAAGGACATTCACGTGGAGCCGGAGAAGTTTGCGGCGGATCTGATCAGCCGGCTGGAGGGAgtgctgagggagagggaggccaAGGAGAAACTGGAGGAGCGGCTGAAGAGAGTCCGATTG gaggaagagggtgaggaTGCCGACATCTCCACATCCACCTCGTTCTTCAGTCACAGACTGCCCCCTGGTGCCCACCCACAGCACTACAACAACCCCCGCTACTCTGACATCGGCTACAATGGCCTGGCGCTGCGGCCTGACGCCCACGAGGAGAACCCCGAGAGCATCCTGGACGACCACGTCCAGCGAGTCATGAAGACCCCCGGCTGCCAGTCCCCGGGCACCGGCCGCCACTCCCCCAAGTCCCGCTCACCCGACGGCTTCCCTGCAGGTGGCAAGGTGCCCGGACCTGGGATGCCACTGCCCACAGGCCCAGGCAAACACCCAGCTCGGCTGGGGCCCAAAGGGGAGGCTGCCAGCCACCAATACCACCACAAACACGTGCACCACATCCACCACCCAGCCGGAGGGAAGCCCAAAGAGCAGGTGGAGGCTGACGCAGCCACGAGGGTCAATGGTAACTTCCACTGGGGGATGGAGCAGCACAACTATGGGTCCAAGTCTCGCAACTATGCTGACGGCATGGGCCCCAGCCCGATGGATCCtatgggctacag TAGCAAAGGTAGCACGCTATCGAAGCGGCCGTTTAAGAAAGCTGAGGAGGTGCGGACCTTTGAGGTGCCCGTGCCTCCGGAGGACGTGGAGAGGAACCAGAAGATCCTCCAgtggatgatggagggagaggcggTCCGTAACAAGAAGAGCCCCTACGG GAGCACCACAGGGTCCAAGAAGACCCCGTCGAGCCACGAGGTGTCGcggcccagctctgtggagcgtCCCGGGGCAGTGCATCCGTGGGTCAGCGCCCAGCTGCGGAACAGTGTGCAGCCCTCACACCCCTTCATCCAGGACCCCACCATGCCCCCCAACCCGGCCCCCAATCCCCTCACCCAGCTGGAGGAGGCtaggaggagactggaggaggagaagaagaagacggGGACCTTACAGACCAAACAGAG GTATGTGATGGAAGTGATCCAGCGGGGGCGCGCTGCCGCCAGGCCCGCCCTGTTCCCACCGCTCGGCGTGGTGCCTGCCGTCTCTGACACGGAGCTGTCCGAGTACGTCCA ACATAAAGTGACGAAGAAGCCCGCGTGTGAGAACATTACGGTGGCCTACTACTTCTGTGGGGAGCCAATCCCGTACAGGACATCGGTCAAAGGTCGCATGGTCATGCTGGGCCAGTTCAAAGAGCTGCTGACTAAGAAAGGAAGCTACAG GTATTTTTTCAAGAAGGTGAGCAATGACTTTGGGGTGGTGTTTGAAGAGGTACGCGAAGATGATGCTGTCCTGCCCATCTTTGAGGAGAAGATCATTGGGAAAGTGGAaaagattgattga
- the LOC135555671 gene encoding axin-1-like isoform X3 yields the protein MDAVNMSVGDKVGGCLVDLGGSFTEDAPRPPVPGEEGELVSSDGRPYSHGFYSFKSESLKNEASTATPRRPDLDLGYEPEGSASPTPPYLKWAESLHSLLDDQDGIHLFRTFLKQEECADMLDFWFACTGFRKLEANEGQGEEKKLKLAKAIYKKYILDNNGIVSRQIKPATKSFIKDCVMRLHIDPAMFDQAQTEIQTMMEENTYPLFLKSDIYLEYTRTGGESPKLYSDQSSVSGGGKVLPGYLPTLNEDEEWRCDHELEEQQESDPSNRLTQKLLQETASQRVTSTKRFQDSHEYRRVPWREPVNPYYVNSGYAMAPATSANDSEQQSMSSASDVDTLSLTDSSVDGVPPYKYRKQHRREMHESAKANGHVPLPHIPRTNRIPKDIHVEPEKFAADLISRLEGVLREREAKEKLEERLKRVRLEEEGEDADISTSTSFFSHRLPPGAHPQHYNNPRYSDIGYNGLALRPDAHEENPESILDDHVQRVMKTPGCQSPGTGRHSPKSRSPDGFPAGGKVPGPGMPLPTGPGKHPARLGPKGEAASHQYHHKHVHHIHHPAGGKPKEQVEADAATRVNGNFHWGMEQHNYGSKSRNYADGMGPSPMDPMGYSSKGSTLSKRPFKKAEEVRTFEVPVPPEDVERNQKILQWMMEGEAVRNKKSPYGSTTGSKKTPSSHEVSRPSSVERPGAVHPWVSAQLRNSVQPSHPFIQDPTMPPNPAPNPLTQLEEARRRLEEEKKKTGTLQTKQRHKVTKKPACENITVAYYFCGEPIPYRTSVKGRMVMLGQFKELLTKKGSYRYFFKKVSNDFGVVFEEVREDDAVLPIFEEKIIGKVEKID from the exons ATGGACGCTGTGAACATGAGCGTGGGCGACAAGGTGGGGGGTTGCCTGGTGGATCTGGGGGGCAGCTTCACTGAGGATGCCCCCAGACCCCCGGTccctggagaggagggagagctggTGTCCAGCGATGGACGGCCCTACAGCCACGGTTTCTATTCCTTCAAGAGCGAGAGCCTCAAGAACGAGGCCTCCACGGCCACGCCCAGGCGACCTGACCTGGACCTGGGCTATGAGCCGGAGGGCAGTGCCTCCCCCACGCCGCCCTACCTTAAGTGGGCAGAGTCCCTGCACTCTCTCCTGGACGACCAGGATGGTATCCACCTGTTCAGGACGTTCCTCAAGCAGGAGGAATGTGCCGACATGTTGGACTTCTGGTTCGCCTGCACTGGCTTCCGGAAGCTCGAGGCCAACGAGGGCCAGGGCGAGGAGAAGAAGCTGAAACTGGCGAAAGCCATTTATAAAAAGTACATCCTGGACAACAATGGAATAGTCTCGAGACAGATCAAACCGGCCACCAAGAGCTTCATCAAGGACTGTGTGATGAGGCTGCACATTGACCCGGCCATGTTTGACCAGGCTCAGACTGAGATTCAGACTATGATGGAGGAGAACACCTACCCTCTGTTCCTCAAGTCAGATATCTACTTGGAATACACCAGGACTGGGGGGGAGAGTCCTAAGCTCTACAGCGACCAGAGCTCTGTCTCTGGGGGTGGGAAGGTTTTACCAGGGTATTTGCCCACGCTGAACGAGGACGAGGAGTGGAGATGTGACCATGAGTTGGAGGAGCAGCAGGAGAGTGATCCCAGCAACCGGCTCACTCAGAAGCTGCTTCAGGAGACCGCTTCCCAACGCGTCACCAGCACCAAGAGATTCCAGGACAGTCACGAGTACAG ACGCGTGCCGTGGCGGGAGCCTGTCAACCCGTACTATGTCAACTCGGGCTACGCCATGGCCCCTGCCACCAGCGCCAACGACAGCGAGCAGCAGAGCATGTCCAGTGCCAGCGACGTAGACACACTCTCCctgacagacagcagtgt AGATGGGGTTCCACCATACAAATATCGTAAACAGCATCGACGAGAGATGCATGAAAGTGCCAAAGCAAATGGGCATGTGCCACTACCTCATATTCCT CGCACAAACCGGATACCAAAGGACATTCACGTGGAGCCGGAGAAGTTTGCGGCGGATCTGATCAGCCGGCTGGAGGGAgtgctgagggagagggaggccaAGGAGAAACTGGAGGAGCGGCTGAAGAGAGTCCGATTG gaggaagagggtgaggaTGCCGACATCTCCACATCCACCTCGTTCTTCAGTCACAGACTGCCCCCTGGTGCCCACCCACAGCACTACAACAACCCCCGCTACTCTGACATCGGCTACAATGGCCTGGCGCTGCGGCCTGACGCCCACGAGGAGAACCCCGAGAGCATCCTGGACGACCACGTCCAGCGAGTCATGAAGACCCCCGGCTGCCAGTCCCCGGGCACCGGCCGCCACTCCCCCAAGTCCCGCTCACCCGACGGCTTCCCTGCAGGTGGCAAGGTGCCCGGACCTGGGATGCCACTGCCCACAGGCCCAGGCAAACACCCAGCTCGGCTGGGGCCCAAAGGGGAGGCTGCCAGCCACCAATACCACCACAAACACGTGCACCACATCCACCACCCAGCCGGAGGGAAGCCCAAAGAGCAGGTGGAGGCTGACGCAGCCACGAGGGTCAATGGTAACTTCCACTGGGGGATGGAGCAGCACAACTATGGGTCCAAGTCTCGCAACTATGCTGACGGCATGGGCCCCAGCCCGATGGATCCtatgggctacag TAGCAAAGGTAGCACGCTATCGAAGCGGCCGTTTAAGAAAGCTGAGGAGGTGCGGACCTTTGAGGTGCCCGTGCCTCCGGAGGACGTGGAGAGGAACCAGAAGATCCTCCAgtggatgatggagggagaggcggTCCGTAACAAGAAGAGCCCCTACGG GAGCACCACAGGGTCCAAGAAGACCCCGTCGAGCCACGAGGTGTCGcggcccagctctgtggagcgtCCCGGGGCAGTGCATCCGTGGGTCAGCGCCCAGCTGCGGAACAGTGTGCAGCCCTCACACCCCTTCATCCAGGACCCCACCATGCCCCCCAACCCGGCCCCCAATCCCCTCACCCAGCTGGAGGAGGCtaggaggagactggaggaggagaagaagaagacggGGACCTTACAGACCAAACAGAG ACATAAAGTGACGAAGAAGCCCGCGTGTGAGAACATTACGGTGGCCTACTACTTCTGTGGGGAGCCAATCCCGTACAGGACATCGGTCAAAGGTCGCATGGTCATGCTGGGCCAGTTCAAAGAGCTGCTGACTAAGAAAGGAAGCTACAG GTATTTTTTCAAGAAGGTGAGCAATGACTTTGGGGTGGTGTTTGAAGAGGTACGCGAAGATGATGCTGTCCTGCCCATCTTTGAGGAGAAGATCATTGGGAAAGTGGAaaagattgattga